Genomic segment of Paenalkalicoccus suaedae:
AACCACTGCGCCGCTTCTTTAAAATTTATGTCCGCGGCTTCCGCGGTGCAGGCGAGCTTCGCAACCGCCTCATGGAGACAAACACAACAGACGAAGTCCGCGCCATCTTAGATGAGTTCAAAGAAGAGCACGGTTTTGAATTGCAAAAAGAATTTACGGTTTAATTTGGAGAAAAGCCTTGCGGGGCTTTTCTTTTTTTGTGGGTTGACGTGAATTTTGTTTGCTCGTTCTCGTACCCTGTTTGACCCTCCCACCGCTTCGTTTGCGCCTGCTGGCACTTGGTTTGCACTCCCTTGGACTTTGTTTGCGCCTCCTTACACTTGGGTTATTCCAACTTGAAATAATTTACACTACATGATAATCTATATTTATAGATTACTAATCTAAAAACTTAGTCTAATAAACCAATAAGGAGCCTATCACTATGACCAGCCCCTCTAATTTTTCACTAAAACAAGCAAAGCTCTTGAGTAGCGCGCTCAGAATGAAGATTGTCAGTGTGCTCGTGGACGAGCCAAAAACCTCTAGACAGGTTGCCACAGAGCTCAATCAATCGCCGGGCAACGTACACTATCACATCAAACGTCTCCATGAAGGCGGACTGCTCGAACTCGTGGAAGAAAAAAAGGTGCGCGGACTCACCGAAAAATACTATAAATCGACATCCAAATGGTTCAATACCGACCACGATGGCACGATCGATCACGTCTTGAGTGACTCCTTTGAAGCAAAGCAGTCAACAGCACTCAGTATCCGTCTACACCTCTCCCCTGAGCAGCGCACAGAATTAGAAGAAGGGTTCCGTGATTTTCTGGAAGGATGGGTGAAAAAAGCCGATATTGATGAGGCAAATCAGGAGTTTAGTATCGGGGTGAAGGTGGTCTCGACGGAACCGAAGGAAAAGCCATGAGTATCCTAAAAAATAAAAACTTTCTCTATATGTTTTTGGGACGGATCACGACGAATATTGGGGATAGCCTTTACACCGTTGCCGCGATGTGGCTCGTATATGACCTTGGTGGATCGACGTTTTTTACGGGGTTAGCTGGATTCCTCACACTCTTTCCGCGTCTGATCCAGTTCCTATCCGGACCGCTCCTTGATCGAATATCAATTCGCAAACTCTTACTGACCACACAGCTTCTTCAGGCGGCACTTTTACTGCTTATCCCACTCGCCGCATACGCTGGATATTTAACAGTCGGACTCGTACTGATCATCTCGCCAATTCTCACGACGCTCAATATGCTCGTGTATCCTGCCCAGATCGCAGCCTTACCAAAGCTCGTTAACAACAAAGACCTTTCTCAAGCAAACTCTCTTTTTGCAGTGGCATATCAAGGCATTGAGATTGCCTGCAATGCACTTGCTGGCGTCCTCATCGTTACTATTGGCGCCATATCCATCTACCTCTTAGATTCCGTCATGTTTATGCTTGGCGCACTTCTCTTTTCTTTTATCCGATTACCTAAACAAGTAGCAACGCCAAAGACAGCAACCTCTATTAAAAGCACGCTATCTACATACAAACGAGAACTCACAGAAGGCATCTCTATCCTATTTAGTAACACCTTCTCCCGACTTCTGCTCGGCGTTCTTGTCATTAACTTCGTCGGAGGCGCCACCTTCGTCGTCCTCCCAGCTTTTAGCGAACAACGCGGTGGTGCAGAGATTTTCGGGTTTCTCCTCATGGCACAAGCAATCGGAAGCTTAGCTGGAGCCCTACTCGCACCTTATTTACGACTAGAGAACATCGGCATCGGACGTGTATATGCCATCGCCTTTTTAATAAGCGGCACGCTGTGGGCCACATCCATATTCATCCCGACAACATGGCTTATGATCGTCATTTACGGTCTCGCCTGGTTCCCTGGCGGCGTCACCAACATACTCATCAACACCGCCATCCAAAAAGGCATCCCAAAGCACCTCCTAGGCCGCGTTTTCGCCGCATCCATGAGTGTCAGCGGCATCGCCATGCCACTCGGCTCGCTCATCGGCGGTAGCACAGGCGCACTACTCGGCCCAACACCGATCATCGCAGCAAGCGGCGCGATCGTCCTCGGCGTAGGCATCTTCTGGCTCATCGACACGACCACCAGATCCCTCCCAAATCAACATGATATTTCGGAGGAAACGTTTGTAAAGACACCCTCGCAGATTAGGAATGTGAGCTCTTAAGGAGATCGATAAGTGACAAAATAGTTTATCGAATAATCGATTATAATCGATTACTTAAAAGGGATTGAAAATAATCGATAGAATGGAGACTGGTTGGTAAAATGTAATACACATAAAAATTTTCCTAAATACAATTCTGTAAAATACGACATTAAGAATAGATCAATAATTAATTGCTATAATTAGTACATGCTTTGAGAGAGTGTTGACAAGGAGGTGATTCTCTAAATGCTCATAGAATCTGACGGGACAAGCTTTGAAAATACTCGTAGCTTGAAACAAGATTTAACGTTCGACCAAACGACTTCTTTCTTTAAGGAGTTGAATATACCTTTTAACACGGAACATCAGCGTACGTTAGGATTAAGAACCACAGATGATTATTTCACTAATTTAGGCTTACTTTTTTCTGATCAATGTGAACACACCATTAAATGTGCGCGTTACGCTGGCAATGATAAACTCGATTTTCAGGACAGAAAAGAATTTAACGGATCACTTCTAACTCAAGTAGAAGCAGCATTTGCGTATATGGATTTGTATAACAGGAAGACCTCTCACTTTGAGGGTTTGAAGCGCATCGAAAAAGAAAGCTACCCATCTTATGCACTCAGAGAAGCGTTGATAAATGCCGTCACACACCGTGATTATAGTTTCAGCTCAAGTATTTTAATTCACTTATTCCAAGACCGCATCGAAATTGTTTCAGTCGGTGGATTAGTAAAGGGGCTGACGGTCACGGATATTGAGCTAGGAATTTCTCAAAGTCGCAATCCAAAACTTGCGGCTGTTCTCTATCGATTAAAGTGGATCGAAAGTTACGGAACTGGCTTACAACGCATGCTCGAAAGCTACAAATCTAGCTCTGTAAAACCTTCGTGGAAGGTAGGGCCTAATGCTTTTGTGGTCACTTTACCTAACGCGCTACCAGATGCGGAGTTAAGAGATGACTTACAAGTAACGGAATGGTTAAAGAATCATCCGACATTTACTTCTCGGGAGTTAGAAACGTTTTTAGATAAAAGTAAAGCCAGTACTAGAAAAATAATAAGTGATTTACTTCAAGAAGGACGAATAACTCGTCAGGGAAAAGGTCCTTCTACAACCTACAAAGTGAATTAGATGGAGAGACGCAATGTGCTTCAGCTCCACCGAAAATAAAAAAGAGGCTCCATAAACCAGAGCCTCTCCCCTTTATTCTGCACCCGCACCCGACTGCCTCTCATAATTCCGCACGACCATTCCATTTACTCGCGTCATTCCTAGCTTTTCATAATAAGGAACGAGGTCGTTGTCACAGCAAAGATCGATCATGTATACGTGTTCAAGCTGCTTTAACATGCGCGTCACGAGCTCTTTGCCGATGCCTTGGCTTTTATACTCGGGTAGCACCTCCAAAAATGGAATGTATGCCGATAGCACGCCGTCGCTTATTGCGGTAATAAACCCGATGACCCGCTCCGTCGATTCGTCCATGGCGAGGACGACATGACTGCTATTTGTAAGTAGCTTTATGTGTGTTTCTTCCGATGGCGGATTTGGCCATCCATCAAAAAATCCCTCTAGCATCTGCGCCGTGATCCCCTCGGCCGACTGTATGTATCTCATGCATGCACGCTCCTTGTAAGTTAGATAAATTCCATATAAACTAAATATTACCACAAACCCTTTTTTCCGACAGAAAAAACGCAAGGAGGCTCTTCATATGGACGAAAAATATAGCATGAGAACAACTTATTTAAAGAAGTACTGGAAGTTTTGGGTCCTACTCGGCGTCATACTCGTAGCATTTTCCGTACCGAACATACTCATTTGGGACATCACGCTCATACGCTTTATAAGTATTGGCTACATGCTGCTCATGCCACTCATGTTCGGGGTTTATGTAAGTGTGAGGGAAGGTCGTGGGTGAATTTAAACTATTGCTAGACCCTTCTAATATTTTTATTACTTAAGCTTACTATCGCTGTCCCTGCAATTAAACCTCCACCTAGTAGAAAAAGCATCTCAACACTAATGATATCTAACAGCCATCCAACAAGTAAGAAAGACAATGGCTGGATGCCAGTTGAACCTAGGAGTTGCAAACTCATTACTCTTCCAACTGCATGAGACGGCGATTTCTTTTGAATTAATGTCAAAATAAGAACATTTAAGACTCCAATGGATAGTCCACTAATAAACAAGATAGAAGAAATCATGAATAAGCTTTCTGATAAAAATCCAACAAAAGACCAGCTTATCCCCAGTAAGATGGCCATTGAAAATGCGACTACGACCACTGATTTTATCTCTTTCATCAATCCAATAACTAATGATCCTATAAGTGTTCCTGCACCTAATGCGGACAGAATGAAGCCAAGATTTTCTGCTCCTCCGTCAAGGGTTGAACTTGCGATAAATGGTAATCCAATTTGTTGTGGGCCAATAATGCTTATATTTAATAGCGCGGATATGAGCACTAATGAGGCGAGAAGAGAGATACTCCTCACAATCCTTATACCTTCTGCTATATCTTTAAAGAGATCAATGAGAGAAAATCTAGTCTGTTGCTTACACTTTTGCTCCATAGTACCTATAAAAAGGCTAACTATATAGGAGCAAACTAGAAACAAACTTAATACTACATAAACAGCCGGCAATCCATAATAGGCTATAATAATTCCCGCTATGGCCGGTCCAACTGTAGTGGACATTTGAAGGCTCAATTGAGAAAGGGAGTTAGCCGACTGAAGTTTTGATTCATCTACAAGTTTTGGAATCATTGAAAATGAGACAGGTAGAAAGAGAGCGGTAGAGATGCCAAAAAGACCTGCAAAAATCATCAAGGTTATTTCATTAACAGCCTGTTGGTATAAAAGAATCGTAAAGACTAAGCTACTTATAAGCAATATTCCTATTGTAATTCTCAGGAGTAACTTAGGATTCATAAGGTCTGTTAAGGCTCCCCCTATGGGCATAATGATAAGTCTCGGCAAAGCCGTAATGGTTAATAGAGTTCCTAATAATACCGTTGAACCTGTAATTTCTAACGTCATCCAAGAGAGGGAAATGAAATAAAACTGGATGGCTATTAGGATGAATAGCTGCGTGAACCAAAAATGACGAAATCGTTTTTCTTTGATCACGGCAAACAGTGCAACATTATGTGCCATTAGGGTTTCTTCAATCCTTTAAGTAACAATCGAAGTTGCTCATAAAGCTCATCTAGTTCTTGTTTACTCGGCTGTTTATCCCTCACAATCCAAAAATGAACCTGCCCATCTATAAGCGACCAAAATAATTGACTCATAAGTGCAGGATTCACTAGCGAATTAAGTTCTCCTTTTTCCTTGCCACGATTTAATAATTTTATGAAGTACTCTTCACTTACATAATAATTTTCTAAGAGCTTCTCTCTATAGAGCGGATTATCACTCGCTTGTAGCCAAAACTCAAAAACAAGCTTTAAATGATTACGATCTAATTCGCTCCAGGACATGAAAATTCTAGACCACTGTGTAAGCAATTGCTCGTAATAAGTTGCCTCACTAAATGATTCATCCAGTACACCATGCTTTTGATCTAAGATCGTCTTTAACATGTGTAAAAAAAGATCCTCTTTACTATCAAAGTAAGCATAGATGCCACCTTTACTAAACCCCGCTTCTTTTGCAATTAGGCTCATCGACGTTTCATGATATCCATAGCTTTTAAACACCTGTAAGGCTTTTGCTGCAAGAAGTTCTTTGTTTTCTTCTTTCTTATTTTCAGATAGTTTTGGTGCCATGTTGATCCCTCCTCATAAAATAAACGACCGGTCGTTTTTATTAATAGTAGAGTAGTATGTAAATTTTGTCAAATTGTATATGGTCTACAATAATTAATTTTCTGGATTAGTAGTAGATTTTATTTATAATCCCAGCTATTAGATTCTCTATTTACATTTTAAAAATGGATTAAACTAGGTTATATTGAATAGATAATAGACTGATTTATAATAAGCTAGTCGCCTTATTTTTTCGCTCCTAACAGATGTTTTTGTTACTAACAGCTGCTAGTAGTCATATAGACTAACTTCAAACTACGAAAATAGGTGAATGGAATATGCATCTCTTATTCGACAAAAATGTTTACTCTGTTTCGTATAATGGAGTACAAACGTCCTTTTTGAAAAAAGAATTTGAACTACTCTATTATTTGTACAAGAACCCCAATAAAACATTTACTAGAAACGATTTATTGGATGCTTTATGGCATATGGAATCACCAGTAGATAGGACAGTAGATGACCATATTTATCGAGTAAGAAAAAAGATTCATGCATTACACTATCCTGTTCATATTAATACAATTAAGGGGCTGGGATATCAGTTAGTTTTAGAAGATACCTCAGCATTTATTTCTCCTCTCCTAGACGATAAAGAGTTTCAGCAACTAACTACCAGGCTTATTGAGAAATATCAACAGTATGGTCAAGGGGA
This window contains:
- a CDS encoding GNAT family N-acetyltransferase, whose protein sequence is MRYIQSAEGITAQMLEGFFDGWPNPPSEETHIKLLTNSSHVVLAMDESTERVIGFITAISDGVLSAYIPFLEVLPEYKSQGIGKELVTRMLKQLEHVYMIDLCCDNDLVPYYEKLGMTRVNGMVVRNYERQSGAGAE
- a CDS encoding MFS transporter translates to MSILKNKNFLYMFLGRITTNIGDSLYTVAAMWLVYDLGGSTFFTGLAGFLTLFPRLIQFLSGPLLDRISIRKLLLTTQLLQAALLLLIPLAAYAGYLTVGLVLIISPILTTLNMLVYPAQIAALPKLVNNKDLSQANSLFAVAYQGIEIACNALAGVLIVTIGAISIYLLDSVMFMLGALLFSFIRLPKQVATPKTATSIKSTLSTYKRELTEGISILFSNTFSRLLLGVLVINFVGGATFVVLPAFSEQRGGAEIFGFLLMAQAIGSLAGALLAPYLRLENIGIGRVYAIAFLISGTLWATSIFIPTTWLMIVIYGLAWFPGGVTNILINTAIQKGIPKHLLGRVFAASMSVSGIAMPLGSLIGGSTGALLGPTPIIAASGAIVLGVGIFWLIDTTTRSLPNQHDISEETFVKTPSQIRNVSS
- a CDS encoding TetR/AcrR family transcriptional regulator; the protein is MAPKLSENKKEENKELLAAKALQVFKSYGYHETSMSLIAKEAGFSKGGIYAYFDSKEDLFLHMLKTILDQKHGVLDESFSEATYYEQLLTQWSRIFMSWSELDRNHLKLVFEFWLQASDNPLYREKLLENYYVSEEYFIKLLNRGKEKGELNSLVNPALMSQLFWSLIDGQVHFWIVRDKQPSKQELDELYEQLRLLLKGLKKP
- a CDS encoding ArsR/SmtB family transcription factor, which translates into the protein MTSPSNFSLKQAKLLSSALRMKIVSVLVDEPKTSRQVATELNQSPGNVHYHIKRLHEGGLLELVEEKKVRGLTEKYYKSTSKWFNTDHDGTIDHVLSDSFEAKQSTALSIRLHLSPEQRTELEEGFRDFLEGWVKKADIDEANQEFSIGVKVVSTEPKEKP
- a CDS encoding MFS transporter, with protein sequence MAHNVALFAVIKEKRFRHFWFTQLFILIAIQFYFISLSWMTLEITGSTVLLGTLLTITALPRLIIMPIGGALTDLMNPKLLLRITIGILLISSLVFTILLYQQAVNEITLMIFAGLFGISTALFLPVSFSMIPKLVDESKLQSANSLSQLSLQMSTTVGPAIAGIIIAYYGLPAVYVVLSLFLVCSYIVSLFIGTMEQKCKQQTRFSLIDLFKDIAEGIRIVRSISLLASLVLISALLNISIIGPQQIGLPFIASSTLDGGAENLGFILSALGAGTLIGSLVIGLMKEIKSVVVVAFSMAILLGISWSFVGFLSESLFMISSILFISGLSIGVLNVLILTLIQKKSPSHAVGRVMSLQLLGSTGIQPLSFLLVGWLLDIISVEMLFLLGGGLIAGTAIVSLSNKNIRRV
- a CDS encoding ATP-binding protein produces the protein MLIESDGTSFENTRSLKQDLTFDQTTSFFKELNIPFNTEHQRTLGLRTTDDYFTNLGLLFSDQCEHTIKCARYAGNDKLDFQDRKEFNGSLLTQVEAAFAYMDLYNRKTSHFEGLKRIEKESYPSYALREALINAVTHRDYSFSSSILIHLFQDRIEIVSVGGLVKGLTVTDIELGISQSRNPKLAAVLYRLKWIESYGTGLQRMLESYKSSSVKPSWKVGPNAFVVTLPNALPDAELRDDLQVTEWLKNHPTFTSRELETFLDKSKASTRKIISDLLQEGRITRQGKGPSTTYKVN